From a single Rosa rugosa chromosome 7, drRosRugo1.1, whole genome shotgun sequence genomic region:
- the LOC133723099 gene encoding patatin-like protein 2, with protein sequence MLTAPDQNNRPLFAANQIVDFYLEHCPKIFPQINIPLFGNALENAKGVYAPKYDGKYLHKLIKEKLGDRRLNQTLTNVVIPTFDISCLQPAIFSTYELKRNKKLDPALLSDICIGTSAAPTYLPSHYFKTATREFHLVDGGVAANNPGLTAITEVTKEIKKGNSDFSPVEAADQGNRFLLISLGTGSSAKSKDDATVAAKWGIMTWLMQANFQCPLLDVLTEASSDMVDCHLSTIFQALWSDDNYLRIQDDQLSTDLNSMDNATPENLKKLVKVGEALLKKQASKLNIATGLHEPDERHITNEEALRRYLLITNYSLVVAVFSKEKKERAI encoded by the exons ATGCTTACTGCCCCGGATCAAAACAACCGTCCCTTGTTTGCGGCTAACCAGATTGTCGATTTTTACCTTGAGCACTGCCCTAAAATATTCCCACAAATCAA TATTCCACTGTTTGGTAACGCCTTAGAAAATGCAAAGGGTGTATACGCACCAAAATATGATGGCAAGTATTTACACAAGCTTATCAAGGAAAAATTAGGAGACAGACGATTGAACCAGACATTGACCAATGTTGTGATCCCAACTTTTGATATAAGTTGCCTCCAACCAGCTATCTTCTCCACCTACGAG ttgaaaaggaacaagaaatTAGATCCGGCTCTACTGTCAGATATATGCATCGGAACTTCAGCAGCACCAACTTATCTTCCCTCGCATTATTTCAAAACCGCAACAAGAGAATTCCATCTCGTTGATGGCGGTGTGGCTGCTAATAACCCG GGTTTGACTGCTATAACCGAAGTGACAAAAGAAATCAAGAAGGGAAATTCTGACTTCTCTCCGGTTGAGGCAGCTGATCAGGGTAATAGGTTCCTCCTCATATCTTTGGGTACTGGTTCATCAGCAAAATCCAAGGACGATGCCACAGTAGCAGCTAAGTGGGGTATTATGACATGGTTGATGCAAGCCAACTTTCAATGTCCATTGTTAGATGTACTCACTGAAGCAAGTAGTGACATGGTAGATTGCCACCTTTCTACCATTTTCCAAGCTCTTTGGTCTGACGATAACTACCTTCGAATTCag GATGACCAATTGAGCACCGACTTGAATTCTATGGATAATGCTACGCCCGAAAACTTGAAAAAACTTGTAAAAGTAGGAGAGGCACTGTTAAAGAAACAAGCTTCAAAGTTGAATATAGCTACCGGCCTCCATGAGCCTGATGAACGTCATATTACTAATGAAGAGGCTCTCAGAAGGTACTTATTGATTACAAATTACTCTCT GGTAGTGGCGGTGTTCTCCAAAGAGAAGAAGGAACGTGCAATCTGA